A region of Shewanella psychromarinicola DNA encodes the following proteins:
- a CDS encoding lipase family protein — protein MSEECVVLLHGMARSDSSMNKMETKLKEAGYTVVNFDYPSTQHNIESIATDYLPNAIAQCKPNVIINFVTHSLGGIVLRKYLSDNKLERLGRVVMLGPPNKGSEVVDKLKNVPGFEFINGPAGMELSTDKTSVPNLLGAVTYPVGIIAGSSTINPILSQMLPNPDDGKVSVENTKVEGMADHIILPVSHPFLMRNDEVIRQVKSFLKTGKFQHSIVSP, from the coding sequence ATGTCTGAAGAGTGTGTTGTATTACTTCATGGGATGGCTCGTTCCGATAGCTCTATGAATAAAATGGAGACGAAGCTTAAAGAGGCAGGTTATACCGTCGTGAATTTTGACTACCCATCAACGCAGCATAATATTGAGAGTATAGCCACAGATTACCTTCCTAATGCTATAGCTCAATGTAAACCTAACGTAATCATAAATTTTGTGACACATTCTCTTGGTGGGATTGTGTTACGTAAATATTTAAGCGATAACAAACTAGAACGCCTAGGCCGTGTGGTAATGCTAGGTCCGCCGAATAAAGGAAGTGAGGTTGTTGATAAACTAAAAAATGTTCCAGGTTTTGAATTTATTAATGGTCCAGCGGGTATGGAATTAAGTACTGATAAAACAAGTGTTCCAAACTTACTTGGGGCGGTCACCTATCCAGTAGGAATAATAGCAGGCAGTTCAACTATTAACCCAATACTTTCTCAAATGCTTCCAAATCCTGATGACGGTAAGGTGTCAGTCGAGAACACAAAGGTGGAAGGGATGGCTGATCACATAATTCTCCCCGTTTCTCACCCATTTCTTATGCGAAATGACGAAGTGATTAGGCAAGTTAAAAGTTTCCTAAAAACAGGGAAGTTTCAGCATAGTATAGTTTCGCCCTAA
- a CDS encoding cytosolic protein has product MFIHHVNGIDWLVITAFEELKTMFIEEAGTIPSCFSTASELNLVDQAKRTYRYLPTLSGVITDIGTYQRQGNEEDLNPQLACLVEGRGRVFIYHGGFVAFVDDEQTFITRID; this is encoded by the coding sequence ATGTTTATCCATCATGTTAACGGCATCGACTGGCTAGTGATCACAGCTTTTGAAGAACTGAAAACTATGTTTATCGAAGAAGCCGGTACGATACCCTCTTGCTTCTCTACCGCCAGCGAATTGAACCTGGTTGATCAAGCAAAGCGAACTTATAGATATTTGCCTACTCTCAGCGGCGTAATCACCGATATCGGCACATATCAAAGACAGGGTAACGAAGAAGATTTGAACCCACAGCTTGCCTGCTTAGTTGAGGGACGTGGTCGGGTATTTATCTATCACGGCGGCTTTGTAGCTTTTGTGGATGACGAGCAAACCTTTATTACCCGAATAGACTGA
- a CDS encoding PspC domain-containing protein yields MESLDNIKVLTRGESAILAGVCSGIAEYYNLRKNGIRLAFLLTSLFFAIPVLAYVVLWLVLPKYPTTEAMARHLRRKKL; encoded by the coding sequence ATGGAAAGTCTAGATAATATAAAAGTTCTAACTCGTGGAGAATCCGCGATTCTTGCTGGAGTTTGTTCAGGTATTGCGGAATATTATAATTTGCGAAAAAACGGCATTAGGTTAGCATTTTTGTTAACTAGCTTGTTTTTTGCGATTCCTGTATTGGCTTATGTTGTTTTGTGGTTAGTTTTACCCAAATATCCGACGACAGAAGCGATGGCTCGTCACTTACGGCGAAAGAAGTTATAA
- a CDS encoding aspartate aminotransferase family protein — protein MSQYQRNNSGDSSQMWPNMEHFWMPFTANKQFKANPRLLVSAQGMYYTDIDGNKILDATAGLWCCNAGHGRQEISQAVSQQISQMDYAPSFQMGHPLAFELAHKLCQLSPDGLDKVFFTNSGSESVDTALKMALCYHRANGQATRTRFIGRELGYHGVGFGGISVGGISNNRKTFSQQLLQGIDHLPHTLDIANNAFSHGLPPHGLDKAEVLEQLITLHGAENIAAVIVEPMSGSAGVILPPEGYLKRLREITQKHGILLIFDEVITGFGRLGAAFASERWQVTPDMITTAKAINNGAIPMGAVFVSNTIHDTCMHGPDELIEFFHGYTYSGHPVAAASALATLSIYEDEKLFERAKGLESYFEQAVHSLKGLANVIDIRNTGLVAGIQLAPSDKGVGKRGYAIFDHCFRHGALVRATADIIALSPPLIVEKSQIDDMVNHISDAINAVG, from the coding sequence ATGAGCCAATATCAGCGAAACAATAGCGGCGATTCATCGCAAATGTGGCCCAACATGGAACATTTTTGGATGCCTTTTACCGCTAATAAGCAATTCAAGGCCAATCCAAGATTATTAGTATCAGCCCAAGGCATGTATTACACCGATATCGATGGTAATAAAATACTCGATGCGACAGCTGGATTATGGTGTTGCAATGCCGGACATGGCCGCCAAGAGATTTCCCAAGCGGTAAGCCAGCAGATCAGTCAAATGGATTATGCGCCGTCGTTTCAAATGGGTCATCCGCTCGCATTTGAATTAGCCCATAAACTCTGTCAATTAAGTCCAGATGGATTGGATAAGGTGTTTTTTACCAATTCAGGTTCAGAATCGGTTGATACCGCCCTAAAGATGGCACTTTGTTATCATCGCGCTAATGGCCAAGCAACACGAACTCGGTTTATCGGCCGTGAGCTTGGCTATCATGGCGTGGGGTTTGGTGGTATATCCGTCGGTGGCATTAGCAATAATCGCAAAACCTTCAGCCAGCAATTACTCCAAGGCATTGATCATCTACCTCATACCCTCGACATTGCCAATAATGCCTTTAGCCACGGTTTGCCTCCACATGGCTTAGATAAAGCCGAAGTGCTTGAACAACTGATTACCTTACACGGCGCCGAAAATATTGCCGCTGTGATCGTCGAGCCCATGTCGGGATCGGCAGGGGTCATTTTACCGCCAGAAGGTTACCTAAAGCGCCTACGTGAAATCACTCAAAAGCACGGTATTTTGCTTATTTTTGATGAAGTGATCACCGGATTTGGCCGTCTTGGTGCCGCTTTTGCTAGTGAACGTTGGCAAGTCACCCCAGACATGATCACCACTGCCAAAGCCATTAATAATGGTGCTATTCCAATGGGCGCAGTGTTTGTCAGTAATACCATTCACGACACTTGTATGCATGGCCCTGATGAATTAATTGAGTTTTTCCATGGTTACACCTATTCAGGCCATCCGGTGGCGGCGGCTTCAGCACTGGCAACCTTATCGATATATGAAGATGAAAAATTATTTGAGCGCGCTAAAGGTCTTGAGTCTTATTTTGAGCAAGCGGTTCACAGCCTTAAAGGACTAGCCAACGTAATTGATATTCGTAATACCGGTTTAGTTGCCGGTATTCAACTGGCGCCGAGCGATAAAGGCGTGGGTAAACGAGGTTATGCCATTTTTGATCACTGCTTTAGACATGGCGCGTTGGTGCGGGCAACCGCTGACATTATCGCATTATCGCCGCCACTGATTGTCGAGAAGTCACAAATCGACGACATGGTTAATCACATTAGCGATGCAATTAACGCTGTTGGTTAA
- a CDS encoding VanZ family protein has product MTHKSFSRLAIIVAGGFFSFILWIIYLANTGGHSVFFDLIKHVPYGDKVGHMLLFGLLTYVVNLALLSRHFCIGRLPLYYGAVLVSIFVLSEEISQGFIPSRTLDIIDLVADAVGIILFSYLSGLTQRYLDNHRHQTRLS; this is encoded by the coding sequence ATGACCCATAAGAGCTTCTCTCGTTTGGCTATTATTGTTGCTGGTGGTTTTTTTAGTTTTATTTTGTGGATTATTTACCTCGCCAACACGGGCGGTCACAGTGTGTTTTTCGACTTAATAAAACATGTCCCCTACGGCGATAAAGTCGGCCACATGTTGTTATTCGGTCTATTAACGTATGTTGTCAATTTAGCCTTACTCAGTCGTCATTTTTGTATCGGGCGCCTTCCGCTTTATTACGGCGCTGTGTTAGTGTCGATATTCGTCTTGAGTGAAGAAATCAGTCAGGGTTTTATCCCGTCAAGAACATTAGACATCATCGATTTAGTTGCCGATGCTGTAGGTATTATTTTATTTAGTTATTTAAGTGGATTAACTCAGCGCTATTTGGACAATCATCGCCATCAGACTCGCTTAAGTTAA
- a CDS encoding aldehyde dehydrogenase produces the protein MSTPTSRRDWEALAASLTITGQAFINGQYQGASSGDTFDCISPIDGQVLAKVASCDIADANLAVANAREVFEAGTWSMLPPVKRKQVMIKFADLLEANADELALLETLDMGKPIQYSKGVDVVGAARAIRWFGEAIDKIYDEIAPTAHNEIGMITREPVGVVAAIVPWNFPMIMACWKLGPSLATGNSVILKPSEKSPLTAIRMAQLAIEAGMPAGVLNVLPGYGHTVGKALALHMDVDTLVFTGSTKIAKQLMIYAGESNMKRVWLEAGGKSPNIVFNDAPDLKAVAEAAATAIAFNQGEVCTAGSRLLVESGVKDELIKLIAEQMQGWQPGHPLDPKTTCGAMVDQQQLTNVLNYIKSGSEQGATLVEGGQQVMAETGGMYVQPTIFSNVNNDMTIASEEIFGPVLSVIEFDGMEQAIKIANDTVYGLAAGVWTSNLSKAHKTAKALRSGMVWINHYDGGDMTAPFGGYKQSGNGRDKSLHAFDKYTEIKATWIVL, from the coding sequence ATGAGTACTCCAACAAGCCGTCGCGATTGGGAAGCACTAGCAGCGAGTCTGACAATTACCGGGCAAGCCTTCATTAATGGACAATATCAAGGTGCCTCTTCGGGTGACACATTTGACTGTATCAGTCCTATTGATGGCCAAGTATTAGCCAAAGTGGCTAGTTGTGATATAGCCGATGCTAACCTTGCGGTGGCGAATGCGCGTGAAGTGTTTGAAGCGGGTACTTGGTCAATGTTACCGCCCGTTAAGCGTAAGCAAGTGATGATTAAGTTTGCCGATTTACTTGAAGCCAATGCCGATGAGTTGGCGTTACTTGAAACCCTCGATATGGGTAAGCCAATTCAATATTCCAAAGGTGTTGATGTGGTCGGTGCCGCCCGCGCCATACGCTGGTTCGGTGAAGCGATAGATAAAATTTATGATGAAATCGCTCCAACTGCTCATAATGAGATAGGCATGATCACCCGTGAGCCAGTAGGCGTAGTCGCCGCCATTGTGCCATGGAATTTCCCGATGATTATGGCATGCTGGAAGCTTGGGCCTTCGCTCGCCACCGGCAATAGCGTTATTTTGAAACCCTCCGAGAAATCACCGCTTACCGCTATTCGTATGGCGCAATTAGCGATTGAAGCAGGTATGCCCGCGGGGGTGTTGAACGTATTACCCGGCTATGGCCACACTGTCGGTAAAGCGTTAGCTCTGCACATGGATGTTGATACTTTAGTCTTTACTGGCTCAACTAAAATTGCCAAACAGTTAATGATTTACGCAGGCGAGTCGAACATGAAACGCGTGTGGCTAGAAGCCGGAGGCAAGAGCCCTAATATTGTGTTTAATGATGCACCAGATCTAAAAGCGGTAGCTGAAGCGGCGGCTACTGCCATTGCTTTTAACCAAGGTGAAGTGTGTACTGCGGGCTCACGCTTATTAGTGGAGTCGGGCGTAAAAGATGAATTGATTAAGCTCATAGCCGAACAAATGCAAGGCTGGCAGCCTGGTCACCCACTTGATCCTAAAACCACTTGCGGTGCAATGGTCGATCAACAGCAGCTGACCAATGTATTGAACTACATTAAAAGTGGCAGTGAGCAAGGTGCCACCTTAGTCGAAGGCGGACAGCAAGTGATGGCTGAAACCGGCGGTATGTATGTGCAACCGACCATTTTTAGTAATGTTAACAATGACATGACCATTGCCAGTGAAGAGATTTTTGGCCCGGTATTATCGGTTATTGAGTTTGATGGCATGGAACAAGCCATCAAAATTGCCAACGATACTGTGTATGGTTTAGCGGCTGGAGTGTGGACATCAAACTTAAGCAAAGCTCACAAAACGGCCAAAGCACTCCGCAGCGGCATGGTGTGGATTAATCATTATGATGGCGGCGATATGACCGCGCCGTTTGGCGGATACAAACAGTCGGGTAATGGCCGTGATAAGTCATTACATGCGTTTGATAAGTACACCGAAATCAAAGCCACTTGGATAGTCCTATAA
- a CDS encoding sulfurtransferase codes for MNFPLVTTDWLAQHLEYPELVLLDASMEVVLGKEPLVYDELYVIPGALSCQIDKLLFDHRASQTHAMPTAVQFTDAVQTLGINHNSTVVIYDNQGIYSAPRAWWTFKSMGFDKVFVLDGGLPQWQVEGRDTVRQFASATHSGDIKGRLQQHKVCDTEFVLTHLGHAKVDIIDARAAGRFNGTSPEPRVGMRSGHIPSSLSLPFAQVLSRFKMKSPRELQTIFAALDTSHNAQRVFSCGSGITACILILASYAAGHHQAVLYDGSWAEWGGDAALPIE; via the coding sequence GTGAATTTTCCTTTAGTGACTACCGATTGGTTAGCGCAACACCTAGAATACCCAGAACTTGTGTTACTTGATGCCAGTATGGAAGTGGTATTGGGTAAAGAGCCATTGGTATACGATGAGCTTTATGTTATTCCTGGTGCGCTATCTTGCCAAATTGACAAGCTACTTTTTGATCATCGTGCTTCGCAAACCCATGCTATGCCAACAGCAGTGCAATTTACCGATGCTGTGCAAACGTTAGGGATAAACCATAACAGCACAGTGGTAATATACGACAATCAAGGTATTTATTCTGCGCCGCGTGCGTGGTGGACCTTTAAATCGATGGGCTTTGATAAGGTATTTGTGCTTGACGGTGGCTTACCGCAATGGCAAGTAGAAGGGCGGGATACTGTGCGCCAGTTTGCCTCTGCTACTCATTCTGGCGATATCAAAGGCCGTTTGCAGCAACACAAGGTATGTGACACTGAGTTTGTGTTAACCCATCTTGGTCATGCCAAAGTTGATATTATTGATGCTCGCGCAGCAGGGCGTTTTAATGGCACTTCACCAGAGCCCCGTGTTGGTATGCGCAGTGGTCACATTCCCAGCTCGCTGAGTTTGCCGTTTGCTCAGGTTTTAAGTCGGTTTAAAATGAAATCACCCCGTGAGTTGCAAACCATTTTTGCGGCTTTAGATACTAGCCATAATGCTCAACGGGTGTTCAGTTGCGGTTCTGGGATCACAGCCTGTATTTTGATTTTGGCGTCCTATGCCGCAGGGCATCATCAAGCGGTGCTTTATGATGGTTCATGGGCGGAATGGGGCGGGGATGCTGCGCTTCCAATAGAGTAG
- a CDS encoding IS110 family RNA-guided transposase, with protein MKTKTNQNINVGVDTGKYQLDIYIRPLDIYFTVSNDDKGIKEAVRLIKKHNPERIVIEATGRLEMPFIIACANANLPFVIANPVHIKRFAGAIGQRAKTDKLDAQLIAHYSEAIKPRLSTLKPDIMQAMSDLVGRRNQLLVMQTMEKNRLQILPKELAMTIKPILTVFKNQIAKIETKIVNLIESNPDYQAKNLILQSMKGIGKIAAASIISNLPELGYINNKEASSLVGVAPMNKESGRFKGHRKIQGGRHQVRTVLYMAMMSAIQSNPVFKGTYQRLVAAGKPKKVAIIACIRKMVVILNSMLRDGVLWEAPKA; from the coding sequence ATGAAAACAAAAACTAATCAAAACATTAACGTCGGTGTCGATACTGGCAAGTACCAACTCGACATTTATATTCGACCACTCGATATCTATTTTACCGTGTCTAACGATGATAAAGGCATCAAAGAAGCCGTGAGACTCATAAAAAAACACAACCCTGAACGTATTGTTATAGAAGCGACTGGGAGGCTTGAAATGCCCTTTATCATCGCTTGTGCTAATGCCAATTTACCCTTCGTTATCGCTAATCCTGTACACATAAAACGCTTTGCTGGTGCAATTGGCCAACGAGCTAAAACCGATAAGCTAGATGCACAACTTATCGCTCATTACAGTGAGGCCATCAAACCTCGTCTATCAACGCTAAAACCCGATATCATGCAGGCTATGAGCGATTTGGTCGGAAGACGAAATCAACTACTGGTCATGCAAACTATGGAGAAGAATAGACTTCAAATTCTTCCGAAAGAACTTGCGATGACCATCAAACCTATCCTGACGGTGTTTAAAAATCAGATTGCAAAAATTGAAACTAAAATCGTCAATCTCATCGAGTCAAACCCTGACTATCAAGCTAAAAACCTCATCCTGCAAAGCATGAAAGGGATAGGTAAAATTGCCGCAGCGTCAATCATCAGCAATCTACCGGAATTAGGCTATATCAATAACAAAGAAGCCAGTTCGTTAGTCGGTGTAGCACCAATGAATAAAGAAAGTGGACGCTTCAAAGGCCACCGAAAAATCCAAGGAGGACGACATCAAGTTAGAACCGTTTTATACATGGCCATGATGTCAGCGATACAGTCTAACCCCGTTTTTAAAGGGACTTATCAGCGATTAGTGGCTGCAGGAAAACCAAAGAAAGTGGCTATTATTGCCTGCATCAGGAAGATGGTTGTGATCTTAAATTCGATGCTAAGAGATGGTGTTTTATGGGAAGCGCCAAAAGCATAA
- a CDS encoding GNAT family N-acetyltransferase, with protein MSIRKATINDAVGIRSLILSAAEPETNSDFNKEGVVHFKESLELKAIKARIQNKNYLMLCFIKEYKIVGIIAIFKKEKLSQLFVDPTSRKLNIAKQLWSAANEICIAQGGNGNYWVKSSTMAIPVYERFGFRLDSVQQNTDGIIFHTMLLQS; from the coding sequence ATGAGTATACGGAAAGCTACAATTAATGATGCAGTAGGAATTCGATCTCTAATCCTGAGCGCCGCTGAACCAGAAACCAACTCTGACTTTAATAAAGAAGGTGTTGTACACTTTAAAGAAAGCCTTGAATTGAAAGCTATAAAAGCACGCATCCAAAATAAAAACTATTTGATGTTATGTTTTATCAAGGAATACAAAATTGTCGGAATAATAGCAATTTTCAAAAAAGAAAAGTTAAGTCAGCTTTTTGTTGACCCTACTTCTAGAAAGTTAAATATCGCTAAACAATTGTGGTCAGCAGCAAATGAAATCTGTATAGCTCAAGGAGGTAATGGAAATTACTGGGTAAAGTCTTCAACTATGGCTATTCCTGTTTATGAGCGTTTCGGTTTCCGCCTTGATTCGGTTCAACAAAATACAGACGGTATAATTTTTCATACAATGTTGTTACAGTCATGA
- a CDS encoding gamma-glutamyl-gamma-aminobutyrate hydrolase family protein, with product MSQSGLPLIGVVACNQQIGLHPFNIVGEKYLLSVVNGAKGFPLVIPSLGVDLPIDAILARLDGILFTGSPSNVEPHHYQGPISEDGTHHDPKRDATTLPLIKAAIDAGIPVFGICRGFQEMNVVFGGSLYQKLHDVGKYIEHSEDKKAPLDVQYGISHQVNLVAGGLLHDAWGCDTAEVNSVHTQGVERLGEGLQPEAFAPDGLVEAFSVKDAKNFALGVQWHPEWKVTENAFYTAIFEAFGQACRHHAATQVR from the coding sequence ATGTCTCAGTCAGGTCTTCCTCTTATTGGGGTAGTAGCGTGCAATCAGCAAATTGGTCTGCATCCATTTAACATTGTGGGTGAAAAATATTTGTTGAGTGTGGTCAATGGCGCGAAAGGGTTCCCTTTGGTGATCCCATCACTTGGTGTCGATTTGCCCATTGACGCTATTCTTGCTCGTCTCGACGGTATCCTTTTTACGGGCTCACCATCGAATGTTGAACCTCACCATTACCAAGGTCCTATTAGTGAGGACGGCACTCATCACGATCCTAAGCGTGATGCAACAACCTTACCGCTGATAAAAGCCGCCATTGATGCAGGGATCCCCGTATTCGGTATTTGTCGTGGTTTTCAAGAGATGAACGTGGTGTTCGGCGGCAGTTTGTATCAGAAGCTACATGACGTTGGTAAATATATTGAACACAGTGAAGATAAGAAAGCCCCATTAGATGTGCAGTATGGTATTTCGCATCAAGTTAATCTCGTTGCGGGTGGGCTCCTTCACGATGCATGGGGCTGTGACACTGCAGAGGTTAACTCTGTTCATACTCAAGGCGTGGAGCGCCTAGGTGAGGGGTTGCAGCCAGAAGCATTTGCTCCAGACGGATTAGTGGAAGCATTTTCTGTTAAAGATGCTAAAAATTTTGCATTAGGTGTCCAATGGCATCCTGAATGGAAAGTAACCGAAAATGCATTCTATACTGCAATTTTCGAAGCATTCGGACAGGCCTGTAGACATCATGCGGCAACACAAGTGAGATAA
- a CDS encoding NAD(P)/FAD-dependent oxidoreductase, protein MPRKSPIHSQHYPDSFYVATAKELYSHPKLTEQLTVDVCIVGGGFSGINTAIELRQRGYSVALLEAKRIGWGASGRNGGELIRGIGHDATQFRNQIGDEGVKAIQQMGFEAVDIVTERIAEHKIDCDLHMGYCDLAVKPRHMDDLAAEYQDLKDQGYQKSIKLLDRSQIGDVIGSDFYQGALVDMGSGHLHPLNLALGEARVARELGAQLFEYSAAEKIIKGSKPKVITAEGEVICDYLVLAGNGYIGNTLSPFLGGKVLPTGTYLLATEPLTEQQCASVIPQNMAFADMRVALDYFHLSADRRLLFGGLCTYSGKDPKNIEAELRPNLEKVFPQLKGIKIDYEWGGMMGIGANRMPQIGRLPDAANIYFAQAYAGHGVNATHMAARLIAEAISQQSQRIDVFNDIKHMTFPGGPMLRSPLLAAGMLYHRMKDLL, encoded by the coding sequence ATGCCACGTAAATCCCCGATCCATAGCCAACACTACCCAGACTCCTTTTATGTGGCGACCGCAAAAGAGCTTTACTCGCATCCCAAGCTAACCGAACAGCTAACTGTCGATGTGTGTATTGTTGGCGGTGGATTTAGTGGCATTAATACCGCCATTGAACTCAGACAACGTGGCTACAGTGTCGCATTGCTCGAAGCTAAACGCATTGGCTGGGGCGCCTCGGGACGCAATGGTGGTGAGTTGATCCGTGGGATCGGTCATGACGCCACCCAGTTCCGTAATCAAATTGGCGACGAAGGCGTAAAAGCCATTCAGCAAATGGGTTTTGAAGCGGTTGATATCGTTACCGAGCGCATTGCCGAGCACAAAATCGATTGCGACTTACACATGGGTTATTGTGATTTAGCCGTAAAGCCACGGCACATGGATGATTTAGCGGCAGAATACCAAGATCTGAAAGACCAAGGTTATCAAAAATCAATCAAACTGCTTGATCGTTCGCAAATTGGTGACGTTATCGGTTCAGACTTTTACCAAGGCGCCTTGGTCGATATGGGCAGCGGACATTTACACCCACTTAATTTAGCCCTAGGCGAAGCACGTGTTGCACGTGAACTTGGTGCCCAATTATTTGAATACAGCGCCGCAGAAAAAATCATCAAGGGCAGTAAACCCAAAGTGATCACCGCCGAAGGTGAAGTGATCTGTGACTATCTGGTATTGGCAGGCAATGGTTATATCGGCAATACATTAAGCCCTTTTCTTGGCGGGAAAGTGTTGCCAACAGGCACCTATTTATTAGCCACAGAACCGTTAACCGAACAACAATGTGCCAGTGTTATTCCGCAAAATATGGCCTTTGCCGACATGCGTGTGGCGTTAGATTACTTCCACTTATCAGCAGACCGCCGCCTACTCTTTGGTGGTTTATGTACTTATTCAGGTAAAGACCCCAAAAATATTGAAGCTGAATTAAGGCCTAATCTTGAAAAGGTCTTCCCACAATTAAAAGGCATCAAAATTGATTATGAATGGGGTGGCATGATGGGTATCGGCGCCAATCGGATGCCGCAAATCGGCCGTTTACCTGACGCAGCCAACATCTACTTTGCCCAAGCCTATGCCGGCCATGGGGTGAACGCCACTCACATGGCCGCAAGGTTAATTGCTGAAGCGATTAGCCAGCAGTCACAGCGTATTGATGTGTTTAATGATATTAAGCACATGACCTTCCCCGGTGGACCTATGTTGCGATCGCCATTGCTGGCAGCAGGGATGTTGTACCACAGAATGAAGGATTTGCTTTAG
- a CDS encoding cupin domain-containing protein, producing the protein MDIGANLKAVRKLKGLSQRELAKRAGVTNSTISMIEKNSVSPSVSSLKKVLAGIPMSLVDFFSIDDGSIGDQKVVYRGNELLDIGTGELVYKLIGRDYPNRAMSVMSETYPVNADTGAEMLQHKGEEGGIVVEGKIELTVGEEVFILEKGDSYYFNSEHPHRFRNPFEQPCQLMSATTSADF; encoded by the coding sequence TTGGATATTGGTGCAAACCTAAAAGCTGTTCGCAAATTGAAAGGGTTATCTCAACGCGAGTTAGCCAAGCGTGCAGGGGTTACCAACAGTACAATTTCAATGATTGAGAAAAACAGTGTTAGTCCATCGGTGAGTTCACTTAAAAAAGTGTTAGCGGGTATCCCGATGTCATTGGTAGATTTCTTCTCGATTGATGATGGCTCTATTGGTGATCAGAAAGTGGTTTACCGTGGTAATGAGTTATTGGATATCGGTACCGGTGAGTTAGTGTATAAACTTATCGGCCGTGACTACCCAAACCGTGCAATGTCGGTGATGAGTGAGACTTATCCTGTCAATGCTGATACGGGTGCTGAAATGCTGCAACATAAGGGTGAAGAGGGCGGCATCGTTGTTGAAGGTAAGATTGAGCTGACTGTTGGTGAAGAGGTGTTTATCCTTGAAAAAGGTGACAGTTATTATTTTAATAGTGAACACCCCCATCGATTTCGTAACCCATTTGAACAGCCTTGTCAGTTAATGAGTGCCACCACTTCAGCCGATTTTTAA